The Paenibacillus sp. G2S3 region TTACTGCTGGGGCTGCTGATTCTTTTGCCTGGTGCAGTGCACTTCGCAAGAAAGGATGTGGATTAACGATGAATTCATTTTGGAGAGTGCTATCGGCAGAACGATTAAAAATGTCTAAATCATATGTCTGGCTTTTAGTTATAGGTAGTCCAATTTTAGCATTACTTCCCGGGGCATTGGCAGATAAACAAGGGGAGAAGATGAGTTGGGAACTGCTGTTAAATGTGATGTCTATGATGCATGCCATGTTGTTTCTACCAGTGCTCTCGGGGATTTTCGCCGCACTGATCTGTCGTTATGAGCATCATGATGGAGGCTGGAAGATGTTGCTGTCGCTACCTGTGACCCGGTTATCGGTGTATCTCTCTAAATATGTGATGATTATCGGATTGCTGGCTGCGGTTCAACTAACGTTCCTCGTGATGGTGCTTGGAATGGGTTTATTTCAAGATGTTCCTGGTTCTATCCCATGGTCTTTGTTACTAAGTTCGGTATTCGGCGGATTGGTTGCTTGTTTGCCACTTGCAGCACTGCAGCTAGCGATCTCTCAAGGTTGGAGCAGTTTCGGCGCACCACTGGCACTTAATGTGAGTCTGACCATTCCCAATATGTTAATCGCCAATTCTTTAACCTATGGCCCTTATTATCCGTGGGTACAACCAATGTTGGCCATGATGCCGTATGGTGATGACACGTTTGGAGCGTTTAATTTACCTTTAGACACTTTGATGATGGTAGTGGGCGGCAGCTTCATTGTGTTTTTTGCGGCAGGACTACTCTCCTTTTATCGTAAAGCGGTCTGATTTACAGCGAATTTTATAAACGCCTTCTCAATGGACATCCAGAGCTGGTTTTCATATAATTGAAGAAAACAATCAGCGAAGCTAACTAGCTGGTGGAGGAGGGCGATAGCATGGAGCCAACGGCATTAGAGGATTGCGATAACACATGCAAGGGTTCGGAGCTTGAACCGGAATCCATTGCATTGATTCTGCCTGACCGAGAAATAACGGATAAAATGGCAGAGATGTTCAAAGCGTTGGGTGATCCCACACGAGTACGGCTCATTTACGCTTTGTCCCAGCAAGAACTATGTGTACACGATTTGTCCGTGATCCTTGATATGGGCCAATCTGCGATATCCCATCAGCTCCGATATTTACGGAATTTACGAATTGTGAAGCGCCGTAAAGAAGGGAAGACGGTATTCTATTCGCTTAACGATGCGCATGTAGAGCAGATCTTTCTGCAGACACACGAGCATGTACGTCACGAATAGCTAGGTATTAAGTGTTTTTTTTATTTTGAAAAAAGAGGGAATCCCATCAGCCATTTCGGCTTTTGGGATTCCCTTTTCTTCTTATTTCTAGTCTTAATCATTCTCTGTGGCTTATAGACCCAGTCGACGCTATTTGCCAGATTATCGCCTTTCGCGCAAAGTTGCGGACCCCAGTGCAGCTATTCCATAGAAAGAGGCCTGGATTTGGCCTTTTTCATGCCAATAACGGCTATAGAGTCCGGGTAGCACTCCAAATGAGAGATAATGCTGCTTTTAAGGCCAACTGGGTCCGATTGCTGCTTGGTTTGCGATGAATGGGCTCTAAACAAACGATTGGCGCTTCAAGCCAGGGGCAAACTTATTAACTAGATTGCTTTAGGCTGCTCGAAATGGCTGGTTTTCTAAAAGACAAGGCCAGCCAGACACAATGTACAGCGAGTACAAAAAGGATGAATAGATCGATTCCCATATATTCGCTTGTATTATCGTTTCCAACAAACTGAATCAGATTATGTACAAAATGAAACAATATTAGCGGAAGTATATTATTATTTTTCAGCATCAACAAGGTAAGCACAAAACCGATCAGAAGAGCATATACGAGCTGTAGAAGGATTTGCGTCATGTCCGTACCAGATAATGCATTAAGTAAGTGGGTAATAGAGAATAGAATGCTTGAAGTAATGACAGCCGTTTTAACACCTCTAGGAAGTAAAGTCTTGAAAATCAATCCGCGGTAAATACTTTCTTCCACAAAGGCTACAAGCAGCGTGAAGAAGATAAAGAACAATACCTCAGACGTACTGATCTCACGAAAACCTTTAAAGGAAATGGTGATCAGAATGACCACTAGAGGTGCATAATAGATCCAATTCCCTGAGGATATGGTGTTCAGAGGACGGAAGCCGAGACCACTCCATTTGTTCTTAACTGTGAAGTAGATGATCAGTACAAGCGCGATTGGAATAAAGGAGATCAGTACTGGGGCGGTATACGAAAGCTCTTTAATCGTAGCGTAAGTCCCGGCGGCAGATACCGCCAAAAGTAACAGCACCTCAATTATAACAACGGTCCAAACAGGATATTTCTGTGAAAAAGAAGACGTCTTGGCTAGCTTTGACATGGTCTACATTCATCCTTTCGTTATCTTTCAGTTGCCAATCCATCTCGAGTGTGATCATGCATTATTTTACATATTTTCACGAAAAGGTCAATTCATTTAATTTTTATGGAAGCGAAGAAAAATGGTGTATATCGCGTATTGACCTTCAAAAATAAAGGGAATATAATAGCAATAAGAAAACATATGAACAAGTGCTCATATATGGTTTTTATTTGAGGAGATGTGCCGTATGGAAACAATGCAGGGAAAAGTAAAACGTCAGTGGGAATTAGAAGGTTTGGATTGCGCCAATTGCGCCAGGAAAATTGAAGATAAAGTGAAGAAGATCGAGGGCGTATCGTCTTGCTCCGTTAATTTTGTTACGAAGACAATGACGATGGAAACCGCCGCAGGTTATGAGGAATCGGCGATTGTAGAAGCAAAGAAAACGGTGAAGGCACTTGAGCCCCATGTAAATGTGAGAGAGAAAACTCAGGGCAGTCGCAAGCTGCAGACTAACAGTAGTCCTGAGCATGGACATGATCACAAACATGGTCATGAACACGATCATCAGACTGCAGACGGACATAAGCATGATGATGCTGATGGTCATGGTCACAGTCACGAGCATGGGGAAGGCGATACCCGTAAGATTCTACTGCGGCTAGGTGGTGGTGGGATACTCGCGCTTGCCGGAATATTTTTACCAGTAGAGGGTGTAGTAGAACTGCTGATTTTCTTAGCAGCCTATCTCATCGTAGGTAGTGAGGTCGTCTGGCAGGCGGTTAAGAACATTATCCGGGGCCAGGTGTTTGATGAGAATTTCTTGATGGCTCTTGCAACCATCGGTGCTTTTGCGATTGGTGAGTATCCAGAGGGCGTAGCGGTTATGCTCTTTTACCAAATTGGAGAGCTGTTTCAAGGTCTGGCTGTAAACCGTTCACGCCGATCTATCACGGCACTTATGGATATCCGTCCCGAATTTGCTTACCTTAAGCTTGGAAATGATCTAAAACGAGTCTCCCCTGAGGAAGTAGCGATCGGTGATGTGATTGTTGTGAAACCGGGTGAGAAGGTTCCTCTGGACGGAACGATCCTTGAGGGTAGCGCTATGATGGATACCTCAGCACTTACCGGGGAATCTGTACCGCGTTCGGCTGGACCGGGAAGCACAGTATTAAGTGGGTTTATTAATCGGAACGGTGTTATTACGATGCAGGTTACTCAGACCTTTGGAGAATCAGCTGTATCCAAGATTCTAGAGCTAGTACAGAATGCTTCGAGCAACAAGGCCAAAACGGAGAACTTTATTACCAAATTTGCGCGGGCTTACACACCTATAGTAGTGATTACAGCTGTCCTGTTAGCCGTCGTCCCTCCGCTAGTGATAAGCGGGGCAACCTTTTCAGATTGGATTTACCGGGCGCTTGTCTTTCTAGTTATCTCCTGTCCATGTGCGCTTGTGGTCTCGATTCCACTTGGTTTCTTCGGAGGGATCGGTGCAGCTTCACGCAGTGGTATTCTGATTAAAGGTAGCAACTATCTTGAAGCGTTGAATGATGTGAAAGTAGTTGTCTTTGATAAGACCGGAACATTAACTAAGGGTCAGTTTAAAGTAACTGGAATTTATCCGTCGGGTAGCAAGTCTAAGGATGAATTGCTGCGGACAGCCGCTTATGCGGAGAGCCATTCAAACCATCCGATTGCCGAATCGATTCGGACGGCTTATGGAGAACAGATTTCTAAGGAAGCGATCTCCAATTATAACGAAATTTCTGGCCATGGGATCGAGGTTTCGATTGAAGGAAAGACCGTACTTGCAGGTAATGCGCGTCTGATGGAGCGTGAGGGTATAGCCTATGAGGTGCCAGAGCAGAGTGGTACAGTTGTTCACATCGCGGTGGAGCATCAGTATGGAGGTTATCTGGTGATTGCTGATGAAGTGAAGGAGGACTCGCAGCAGGCTATCCAGAGCCTCAAGAAGCTTGGCATCCGTAAAACAGTGATGTTAACTGGCGATGCTTCTTCTGTAGCTGAAGCTGTTGGGAAGCAGTTAGGTGTAGATGAGGTACATGCTGAGCTTTTGCCGCAGCATAAGGTAGAGGCCATCGAGAAGCTGGATCGTGAAAAGTCACATCGCGAGAAAATTATTTTTGTCGGTGATGGAATTAATGATACCCCAGTACTGGCTAGAGCAGATGTTGGGATCGCAATGGGCGGACTGGGCTCCGATGCTGCGATAGAAGCGGCAGATATCGTAATTATGACCGATGAACCGTCTAAGATTGCTGTAGCTATTGGCATTTCGAAGCGTACACGGATGATCGTATGGCAAAATATTATTTTCGCTTTAGGCGTTAAAGCTATATTTCTAATCCTCGGTGCATTTGGGATTGCTACGATGTGGGAAGCTGTATTCTCAGATGTTGGGGTAACCGTACTGGCTGTGCTGAACAGTATTCGAGCATTAAAAGTTAAAGATCAGGGATAAAAAAATCGCTCTTTAGGGCATTGGTGTTAATTACCGATCCCAAAGAGCGATTTCTTTTTTGTTTGCAGGAGATTAAATGTTGTCTTCCAAGTGTAGACTCTCAATGCCTGAGCGCACGATGCTGCAGGAGGCGTTGAATTTCTCAGCTTCTTCGGTGTTTAAATTAAGCTCCAGCAGTTCTTGAATACCAGTGTTGCCAATAATGGCAGGCACGCCGGTACATACACCACTTTGTCCGTACTCTCCATCCAGAATTGCGGATACGGCAATGATCTTGTGCTCATCATTCAAAATGGAACGAGTAATGTAGGCCAGTGCACTTCCAATACCGAAATGTGTGGAGCCCTTTTTGGTGAATATCTCCCAGCCCGCATCTTTGGTCTTGCGGGAGATATCCTCCAGATCCAGATGCTGGAACCGCTCGCGATGCTGATCCATAATTTGCAGGATAGGCTTGCCGCCAATGGTCACATGTGACCAAGCTACAAACTGGGATTCACCATGTTCTCCAAGTGCGTAGCCGTTAACGCTGCGTGGATCAATGGAGAACACATCAGACAACAGTGTCTTTAGGCGCGAGGAATCAATGGAGGTTCCTGTACCAATAATTCTGTGGCGGGGTAGCCCTGATATTTTCCATACCATATAAGTGACAATATCGACCGGATTAGCGGCGACTACGAATATTCCATCAAATCCCCCAGCCATAATCTTGGTGATAATTTCTCTAGTAATGACTGCAGAGGCTTCCAGGACGTCAAGTCTTGTCTGCCCTGTCTTTGGATTAGCGCCGGCGGTTAAGATAACTACATCCATTCCTGCGCAGTCGCTATGGGTTCCGGCATACACCTTGGTGCGTGTGCTTGTGAAATCCATGCAGTGAGAGAGATCAAGTGCTTGTGCCATAGCTCGGTCATAGGTGCGGTCGATCATCATGATCTCGTCGCAAATTGCCTGATTGACCATGGAGTAGGCGCAGCTGGAACCGACCATCCCGGCACCGACGATGGCAACTTTTCTCGATTTACTTTTCAATTGCCTTGACCTCGCTTTCTATTGTTAGGTATGCATATATTTTAACGTATCCCTCCACAAGTTACCTAACATCGGACACAGAAAAATGATTTTTACTTTAAGGCATTCAACCACGTAAGAAGCCATCTCAATCGTATGAATTGAGATGGCCTCTTAGAATAATAATGTATCCTTATGACTGTAGGGATTGTGCCTCCGAGGAGGTCATAGCTTTATAACGTTTGTACATAAAGAATCTCCAATGAAGAATCATTCCGAAGGCCAAGATGAAGAATAGTCCACCGGACTGTGGGATACTAACATAACTATTAATAAATTCATGAAGTAAGGTGCGAACAAGGAGAAGCCCCAGCAAAATGAAAGCAAAGCTCTTAGAACGCTGAGCATAGATTTGTCCATCCCGTTGTTCGAAGTTTGTGCTGCGTATTAGAGGATACGCGAAGATGAACCAGCCGATCAGAAAGGCGAGCGCTGCCCACCATAAAGGAAACCTAACTTCAGGTACAACGAACATGGCAAAGCCGGTCGACATACCGAGAGGTGGAATCCATATTTTTCGAATGGTAACCGGACGTGCACTAGCTTTTAGACGAATAAAAATAACCATTAGCGCCATGAGCAAGGTCCCTATAGTGGAGCCGATATGTAGGAGTGAGGGGTTAATGCTACCCATGATTCACGACCTCTCTATGATTTGAGTCACTTGTATCTTCATTATAACAGAAAAACGATGGCAGAACATTGAAGTGTAGCCGCTGTACGGAGGTAGTAGCTCCGTGAAAAGCACTGCATACTACTTTAAGTAGAAAGGGGCCAAAAACACCAAATAGCAGGTCAAGGTAGTTAACCTTGACCTGCTATTTTTAATAATATAAGTAGTCCAATAATTATTGGTTCAGCCTAAGCTTATGAACGGCTGCGTCCACTTGTTGAGCGAAGAATAAGGCTGACGATAAAGATCAGAACAACGGCCCCGATCAAAGAAGGGAAGAAATAGAAATCACTTACTTTAGGTCCCCAGCTTCCCAGAAGCACGCCACCGAGCCATGAACCGATAATACCTGCGATAATGTTACCAATTACCCCGCCTGGAATATCTCTGCCCATAATCAGACCTGCTAACCAACCAATGATCCCACCAACAATTAACATCCATAAAAAACTCATGTTACTTCAACTCCTTCGTTTTGTTGTTTTCGATGTCTACTATTAACCTTGCCAACCATGTTTAAACCACTTGTAAAAACTTACTACTGCCGGGAGAGTTAGGAAA contains the following coding sequences:
- a CDS encoding ABC transporter permease, whose product is MNSFWRVLSAERLKMSKSYVWLLVIGSPILALLPGALADKQGEKMSWELLLNVMSMMHAMLFLPVLSGIFAALICRYEHHDGGWKMLLSLPVTRLSVYLSKYVMIIGLLAAVQLTFLVMVLGMGLFQDVPGSIPWSLLLSSVFGGLVACLPLAALQLAISQGWSSFGAPLALNVSLTIPNMLIANSLTYGPYYPWVQPMLAMMPYGDDTFGAFNLPLDTLMMVVGGSFIVFFAAGLLSFYRKAV
- a CDS encoding metalloregulator ArsR/SmtB family transcription factor, whose translation is MEPTALEDCDNTCKGSELEPESIALILPDREITDKMAEMFKALGDPTRVRLIYALSQQELCVHDLSVILDMGQSAISHQLRYLRNLRIVKRRKEGKTVFYSLNDAHVEQIFLQTHEHVRHE
- a CDS encoding CPBP family intramembrane glutamic endopeptidase yields the protein MSKLAKTSSFSQKYPVWTVVIIEVLLLLAVSAAGTYATIKELSYTAPVLISFIPIALVLIIYFTVKNKWSGLGFRPLNTISSGNWIYYAPLVVILITISFKGFREISTSEVLFFIFFTLLVAFVEESIYRGLIFKTLLPRGVKTAVITSSILFSITHLLNALSGTDMTQILLQLVYALLIGFVLTLLMLKNNNILPLILFHFVHNLIQFVGNDNTSEYMGIDLFILFVLAVHCVWLALSFRKPAISSSLKQSS
- a CDS encoding heavy metal translocating P-type ATPase, translated to METMQGKVKRQWELEGLDCANCARKIEDKVKKIEGVSSCSVNFVTKTMTMETAAGYEESAIVEAKKTVKALEPHVNVREKTQGSRKLQTNSSPEHGHDHKHGHEHDHQTADGHKHDDADGHGHSHEHGEGDTRKILLRLGGGGILALAGIFLPVEGVVELLIFLAAYLIVGSEVVWQAVKNIIRGQVFDENFLMALATIGAFAIGEYPEGVAVMLFYQIGELFQGLAVNRSRRSITALMDIRPEFAYLKLGNDLKRVSPEEVAIGDVIVVKPGEKVPLDGTILEGSAMMDTSALTGESVPRSAGPGSTVLSGFINRNGVITMQVTQTFGESAVSKILELVQNASSNKAKTENFITKFARAYTPIVVITAVLLAVVPPLVISGATFSDWIYRALVFLVISCPCALVVSIPLGFFGGIGAASRSGILIKGSNYLEALNDVKVVVFDKTGTLTKGQFKVTGIYPSGSKSKDELLRTAAYAESHSNHPIAESIRTAYGEQISKEAISNYNEISGHGIEVSIEGKTVLAGNARLMEREGIAYEVPEQSGTVVHIAVEHQYGGYLVIADEVKEDSQQAIQSLKKLGIRKTVMLTGDASSVAEAVGKQLGVDEVHAELLPQHKVEAIEKLDREKSHREKIIFVGDGINDTPVLARADVGIAMGGLGSDAAIEAADIVIMTDEPSKIAVAIGISKRTRMIVWQNIIFALGVKAIFLILGAFGIATMWEAVFSDVGVTVLAVLNSIRALKVKDQG
- a CDS encoding L-lactate dehydrogenase, giving the protein MKSKSRKVAIVGAGMVGSSCAYSMVNQAICDEIMMIDRTYDRAMAQALDLSHCMDFTSTRTKVYAGTHSDCAGMDVVILTAGANPKTGQTRLDVLEASAVITREIITKIMAGGFDGIFVVAANPVDIVTYMVWKISGLPRHRIIGTGTSIDSSRLKTLLSDVFSIDPRSVNGYALGEHGESQFVAWSHVTIGGKPILQIMDQHRERFQHLDLEDISRKTKDAGWEIFTKKGSTHFGIGSALAYITRSILNDEHKIIAVSAILDGEYGQSGVCTGVPAIIGNTGIQELLELNLNTEEAEKFNASCSIVRSGIESLHLEDNI
- a CDS encoding cytochrome c biogenesis protein CcdC encodes the protein MGSINPSLLHIGSTIGTLLMALMVIFIRLKASARPVTIRKIWIPPLGMSTGFAMFVVPEVRFPLWWAALAFLIGWFIFAYPLIRSTNFEQRDGQIYAQRSKSFAFILLGLLLVRTLLHEFINSYVSIPQSGGLFFILAFGMILHWRFFMYKRYKAMTSSEAQSLQS
- a CDS encoding GlsB/YeaQ/YmgE family stress response membrane protein, with amino-acid sequence MSFLWMLIVGGIIGWLAGLIMGRDIPGGVIGNIIAGIIGSWLGGVLLGSWGPKVSDFYFFPSLIGAVVLIFIVSLILRSTSGRSRS